Proteins encoded in a region of the Planococcus citri chromosome 1, ihPlaCitr1.1, whole genome shotgun sequence genome:
- the LOC135843133 gene encoding transient receptor potential cation channel protein painless-like: MTNEEKLLIAFKQRNLDEFKEIIKCEDLDINYTWTASDNRTLMTLLDLACEASEASEYVLILLLNGAVRTYWNRQMLIKAFERNLDTTTINYLVVANILKVEPEEENKFYDTLIRTTVEKNDVNIMKLIAYYRHKNLAPEFAHLSSLLESIETVRLLIEYFDVDMEFQRDSHGHARTYRDIILQKYPQLKSKLPIRSPDELQDILYSYLYHNAPELFLNRIAELSTEFLDSPVYYKTRTYLFEACKKGYIDVVDALIEKHGNVNMPATDNTLDVPNSDQITALAVAAYMGHYKIVTKLISHNAHLQINKTGGSILTFVIYGMNRQGSSKDTHREILNLLLTTYNSQTVPALNINHKDEANKTPLHYAVALKNEFAIKSLLDAGADVYSKDAYGRPPLTSLPLTILEKYFDESIKLHIHDSYRDVEFDYSIFKQNDQNFSTTGNEMEFFHLIQQNPELRTLLKHTLSESFLCVKWCLVRKYYFLNFAFYLSFCVALNAYIFQMHDCPPSPTSYNSSQLNDTGINHHTPSILCDESLLLGLGIITFLFYIVFILRELCQVSLPNKQYFRSPENWLEMTMIVAVGVFFANQRNAHVAVTINLISGVELVFLLGKHPWFSVYIEMFKTVALNFAKFLALFSILAISFANSFYILFRDKTEEYISSENQTNVDPSNQRIANSFNSWPDLKVSLIKSIIMMTGELDASNLPLGENFNYSYVFFSLFVFLVPVVLYNLLNGLAISDTNVIMKDSEIVAVMSRVELIWQLERLLNSKSLQFFRKHFSEFLNLRFFRDVDIIGKLGDEVRQQQKKLIVESFFNYRIKFGTLGKKIGEMPLTIINQAEQIVQNRNNHNSAENVNQNLSTHDEKKTSSNSERVGEAINTFSDQMHDLKLEIDVKIVNIEEKIAEMNEKIADRDKKLLKSVDERNAKLLESVVEAVAHLKPIADRDEKLLQSVDERNAKLLESVVQAVAHLKQKE; the protein is encoded by the coding sequence ATGACAAATGAAGAAAAGCTATTGATTGCCTTCAAGCAGCGAAACTTGGACGAATTCAAAGAAATCATAAAATGCGAGGACTTGGACATCAATTACACCTGGACAGCGTCGGATAATCGGACTCTAATGACTCTATTAGATTTGGCTTGTGAAGCCAGCGAAGCCAGTGAGTATGTTCTAATTCTTCTACTTAACGGAGCAGTACGTACCTACTGGAACAGACAAATGCTCATCAAGGCATTCGAAAGAAATTTAGACACAACTACGATAAATTACCTGGTAGTGGCTAATATATTGAAAGTAGAACcggaagaagaaaataaattttatgataCTCTAATTCGAACCAcggtcgaaaaaaatgatgtcaaCATAATGAAACTTATAGCATACTACCGTCATAAAAACTTAGCTCCAGAATTTGCACACTTGTCATCACTTCTAGAAAGTATCGAAACAGTCAGGTTGCTCATCGAGTACTTCGATGtggatatggaatttcaaaggGATTCTCATGGTCATGCTCGTACTTATCGTGACATAATATTGCAGAAGTATCCCCAACTAAAATCAAAACTGCCAATTCGGTCACCAGATGAGCTCCAAGACATACTATATTCATATCTTTATCACAATGCGCCTGAATTGTTTTTAAATCGAATCGCCGAACTGAGCACCGAATTTCTGGACAGTCCCGTTTATTATAAAACCAGAACATACTTATTCGAAGCTTGCAAAAAAGGTTACATTGACGTAGTAGATGCACTGATAGAAAAACATGGTAATGTAAATATGCCAGCCACAGATAACACTCTTGATGTCCCTAATTCAGACCAAATTACGGCATTAGCGGTAGCTGCGTATATGGGTCATTATAAAATTGTTACCAAGTTAATCTCACACAATGCTCATCTGCAAATTAATAAAACAGGGGGATCGATTTTGACTTTCGTAATATATGGTATGAATCGACAAGGTTCCTCAAAAGATACCCATCGCGAGATCCTAAATTTACTCTTGACGACTTACAATTCGCAAACTGTTCCTGCACTAAATATAAATCATAAAGACGAGGCTAACAAGACCCCACTTCATTATGCAGtcgcattgaaaaatgaatttgccaTCAAGTCTCTCCTTGACGCTGGTGCCGATGTGTATTCAAAAGATGCCTACGGTAGGCCTCCCTTAACTTCACTTCCACTAacaatattggaaaaatattttgatgagaGCATTAAGTTGCATATACACGATTCATATCGAGATGTGGAGTTTGACTACAGCATATTCAAACAAaacgatcaaaatttttcaacaactggTAACGAAATGGAGTTTTTTCATCTAATTCAGCAAAATCCAGAGTTGAGAACACTACTGAAGCATACGCTTTCAGAGAGCTTCCTCTGTGTGAAATGGTGTCTCGTTAGGAAATATTACTTCCTTAATTTCGCATTCTATCTATCATTTTGCGTGGCCTTGAACgcgtatatttttcaaatgcacGATTGTCCACCGTCACCGACCAGCTACAACAGCTCTCAATTAAACGATACTGGAATCAACCATCATACCCCTTCAATTCTATGTGATGAATCGTTGTTATTAGGATTGGGAATAATAACATTCCTGTTTTACATCGTGTTCATTCTACGAGAACTTTGCCAAGTTTCTCTTCCAAACAAGCAATACTTCAGATCACCTGAAAACTGGTTGGAAATGACGATGATAGTTGCAGTTGGTGTTTTCTTTGCGAATCAACGTAACGCACATGTAGCAGTCACCATTAATTTAATCTCGGGTGTAGAGCTAGTATTTCTACTAGGTAAACATCCGTGGTTTTCGGTCTACATAGAAATGTTTAAAACAGTGGCActgaattttgccaaatttctcGCATTGTTCTCGATTCTCGCTATATCGTTTGCGAACAGCTTTTACATTTTATTCCGAGATAAAACAGAAGAGTACATATCGTCAGAAAATCAAACTAATGTTGATCCATCCAATCAACGGATTGCAAACTCATTTAATTCGTGGCCAGACCTGAAAGTATCGCTTATCAAATCGATTATCATGATGACCGGAGAACTTGATGCTTCTAATCTACCCCTAGGTGAAAACTTCAATTACAGTTacgtgtttttttcccttttcgtCTTTCTCGTTCCTGTGGTACTTTATAATCTACTCAATGGTTTGGCCATCAGTGATACGAACGTCATCATGAAAGACTCGGAAATAGTTGCTGTGATGTCTCGAGTTGAATTGATATGGCAATTAGAACGTCTACTCAACAGCAAGTCATTGCAGTTTTTCCGCAAgcatttttccgaatttttaaaTCTCAGATTTTTCAGGGATGTTGATATAATTGGGAAGCTCGGTGATGAAGTAAGACAGCAACAGAAGAAACTTATAGTAGAATCCTTCTTCAACTACAGAATTAAATTTGGTACTCTCGGCAAAAAAATCGGGGAAATGCCTCTCACTATCATCAACCAAGCCGAACAAATTGTACAAAATCGAAATAACCATAATTCTGCCGAAAATGTGAACCAGAATCTATCAACTCATGATGAAAAGAAAACTTCATCGAACAGCGAACGCGTTGGTGAGGCGATCAATACGTTTAGCGATCAAATGCATgatctgaaacttgaaatcgatgtaaaaattgttaatatagaagaaaaaattgcagaaatgaatgaaaaaattgctgatcgcgataaaaaattgttaaaaagtgttGATGAACGTAACGCGAAATTACTCGAATCTGTTGTGGAGGCGGTAGCACATCTTAAGCCAATAGCTGatcgcgatgaaaaattgttacaaagTGTTGATGAACGTAACGCGAAATTACTCGAATCTGTTGTGCAGGCGGTAGCACATCTAAAGCAAAAGGAATAG